In Camelina sativa cultivar DH55 chromosome 17, Cs, whole genome shotgun sequence, the genomic stretch NNNNNNNNNNNNNNNNNNNNNNNNNNNNNNNNNNNNNNNNNNNNNNNNNNNNNNNNNNNNNNNNNNNNNNNNNNNNNNNNNNNNNNNNNNNNNNNNNNNNNNNNNNNNNNNNNNNNNNNNNNNNNNNNNNNNNNNNNNNNNNNNNNNNNNNNNNNNNNNNNNNNNNNNNNNNNNNNNNNNNNNNNNNNNNNNNNNNNNNNNNNNNNNNNNNNNNNNNNNNNNNNNNNNNNNNNNNNNNNNNNNNNNNNNNNNNNNNNNNNNNNNNNNNNNNNNNNNNNNNNNNNNNNNNNNNNNNNNNNNNNNNNNNNNNNNNNNNNNNNNNNNNNNNNNNNNNNNNNNNNNNNNNNNNNNNNNNNNNNNNNNNNNNNNNNNNNNNNNNNNNNNNNNNNNNNNNNNNNNNNNNNNNNNNNNNNNNNNNNNNNNNNNNNNNNNNNNNNNNNNNNNNNNNNNNNNNNNNNNNNNNNNNNNNNNNNNNNNNNNNNNNNNNNNNNNNNNNNNNNNNNNNNNNNNNNNNNNNNNttttttttttttttttttttttttctgttgagtAAACAAAGAAATAGTTCCCATTTGTAAACTTGGAGGCTAGTATTTATtgcattatcttctttttttttttttgtttcttaaaaaaaaatttggtcatcAAACTCCCAAGAGGCTGCTCAGAACGCTATCACCACAATGAACGGTCGCCAATTAAGCGGTGAGAAATTGGAAGTCCAGCTTAAGAGACAACGGGCAACAGCAGAGTAAATTTAAATATCCTAATAAAGGCTCAAAATTCATTAtcaagttattattttatttggtatatcaCATATAAGTACACAATTAATATTAATGGCtgtatagtattattattataataatggGATGGGAGGTCCACAtttcatatctaaaatttaaagaGGTTCAAATAAGTGAATAACTGTCTTTTATTACTTTTACTGTTCTTATATTCTTAAATGAATTCAATTACGGTTAACACACAATTCTAATTTATAGAATAGATTGATTTTTCGGAAAAAATTCTAATTATCATTTGGAAAAGTTTGCTAAAACCTTTTTCTCTTGATCACTTCAACAAAACCACAATAATTGAATCTCCCAATTTGTAGGGATTAGTTTTTAAAAGGACATACTTTAGAAAAGATCATGAAATTATACTTTGATATTACGAATTTGAtgaactaaatattttgttaatttaatttttatttctaataaaCACCTTGCGACCTTGgtaaagaaaaatttgatatCTCAAAACCGTAGTGAAAATTAATGTGGGTCTCAAAAACTATATGATAAGTTGATAACTCCCCTCCTTGTAAGGGAAGCCTGACCACAAGATTTTCTTTCCGTATTTGTGAGTGTTAGATacacaatttctttttaaatagtCTTTTcaacataatataaataaaaataataatactcacAAACATATTTCTAGAGTAATAATAAATATTCAATGTGAAAATAAAGTAAATTCATATTGGATGTGAAATCCCTAGCTATTAGCCTCCCCTCACCACAGGCCCGGCCCGCGACACATTCCTAAGACACATTTGTATTGGgcctcagttttttttcttttttttggtattacaaTTAggcctcaaaaaaaaaattattgcaaaTATAGGCCtcgtttttctaaaaatataagttttgacctcgattttttaattttatctatttattattGCAAAAATAGGCTCCTATTTTatgcatttttaaaatttagttttaagttttaaatattatagggaaaacccattaaaaaaaattgttttggtaTTGGGCCTCATATTATGCTGGGCCGGCACTGACACCAGTACCAACTAGCCTAGTACCAACATCGcacaacataaaaatatttttgagataGGAAAAATGCtattttaaacaatcaatcaatacaTTTGGACCAAATATAGAGTCAGCTAAACCTCTTTATGAGGCGATAACTAATAAGAACTCTAACTAATAATAtccatttaattttaaaatgaattgaatcagaataatatataaccaaaatattaaataaactttGCGATAATGATTAAATTTAgggtaatatataaaaatgatacaaaagtaGTAAATATAAAGTAACCATATGTAACACATTGATGACATTAATACAATTAAACAAcccactaataataataataatcataaattctcaatttttttttggaacaactTTTCATACTTCATCAACGCTTGTATTTCATCATGCTTCTTTCCGTTGGacaaattacaaacaaacatatttcgATTTAAAGAGTAAAGTGAAAGTaccctaaaacaaaacaaaaacgctTTGTATAATTGTAATGGGCAACTAAAAGTTGACTTGATCAGAAGTTAGGAAAAAAGGACTTATAATAACATTTTGGAACGAAGTTTATTGGCTACATACAAGAGATGGCTGATGTTTGTAGTTGGATAGTGTTGAAGTAACTTCATATTCGATGTGAAATCCCCAGCGATTAGCCTCCTCCTCACCAAAACCAACATCGCACAACATATCCCTAGTAAGCTCTCCTGCAACAATAAGATCAACGGAGTTCTATCATTCGCGCAAACATTGAGGAATGAGTGAGTCTTCTGTATCTATTTATTTGATTTCAAGTATAAGTCAATCTTACCAGAGGGCCTTCGGGGTCGCTTAAGAGTGCATCCCATATGTGAAGACAATCGAAGAAACTAAACTCTTGTGTCAGGAGGAGAGTGATCCACCTAAATGCATAGAACTGTGGGTTTACCTGTCATCCATAGAGTCTATACAATGTCAATCTCAGAGGCTCCAATCTAATGTTATTATGATCTAGATGAGAGAACATTAATACTAAACAAGCTAAGGGGATCATTGGAATTTAtcttccgcacagaatcgatgtCTTACTTTCGTGGTGATCTCTAGATGACGCCAAAGTTCCTCATCATGCTTCTTAACAAGTTGTGAGAGCCTTGTTATTGCAGATCGGATTCCCACCACGCTATTGTCGAGTTGTTGACAGTAGAAGTCTCGAAATCCACTCAAGAGTTCAGCAAAGCAGAAGAATGCATCTGCTTCAGCATGGGACTGCACATTTTATACAGAGTTGATATAAACTCGACTGAAGCTCATGACACAAGAGCACAACCAAGATTTGCAGAACAAAGATTATACACGCACCAATCTTCTAAGAAAAGTAGGCAAAGAGGTCAAATTCATACTAAacgaaaacttttttatttataactcATATACCATATATGTTAGTAAAAAGATCTTGATATTGGTTTACATAACAACTCAAATCTTGAAAATATCGAGGGTCTAGACTGGCAAGGTTGCTTTGTGAAATTGTGTTCCCTATCATGTGACAGTAGTTGAAAGGGtatggaagaaacaaaaagagtctACTTACTGAACTATCTTCATCAGGGTCGTTACGAAATACATAAAAGACAGGTGCTAAAATTTCGTTCATCCCTTGAACATATCTGATGCCTTGATTTAACTTCGCAAATACAAGCAATATATTCTTCATAGATTCCTAGACATGTAAATGGAAACGTCACTGAGCTTGAGTAATCAACAATAGGTGAAAATTTGCTAATGAGAACACAAAACGGTTACCTGATTAGAACGCGCAAATGATGATTCACCGGAGAAAAAAGGTATGTCTGGATGTGTACGTTTGACATCCCTGTCTATTTGTTCTATGGTTTCCGTATCCTACATTAATAAAAGAGTTTGCGTTCGAACTGATGGAAAAATTGAATACCATAACTTTTAGTCCTGTCCTTAAGTAACGCAACAGAGGTCTTTCTAAAAGATTTTTAACAAGAAAACACCTGCCCGGGTTGCAAGTTATATAGTACCTGAAAGTATGTATTCCAAATGCTTGCCTTCCCTAGGCTTAAAGGATGGTCCTCGTCAGTTATTCTGGATCGCGCAAGCATGCATCGGCTTTCACTCTTCAGATCATAATTGTCAAACCCCTTTGACCTCACCATTCTCCATGTGATTTCTGACTAACTACCACAGAATCAGTTAGTGGTaccaaaaaaacacatttcAAGAAAAAGATAGTACCAAATACTTGAAATCAACTTAGAGAGACATAGCATGCAAAGCTGACAATAACTCCTAGGCTAGgcaataaacaaaagagaaggaTCACTTACAGGACTCGTAAGAAGCTCATCCTTATAGTGCTTGTATTGGGATCTCTTTTGTTTCAACTCAGTTGACCAGAGTGAACGTTCAGGTGGCAAGTAACCAAGCAGAAGCTGCAAAGAGAATCACATTTCAATAGCTGCATAAGGTTTTCGATCATATCAGACTCTCAGTCTCAGTTCTTCTATTCTATGCACTGTTGcattaacacaaaacaaattcaTGATGCTTATAACGCCTACCTTCCAGACAGTAGAACGGATCCCAGGAGAATCCGGCAAACTCTGTAAAGCTAAACTCCTCAATTCCTTCATATTGATCACCTTCTTTGATAACTGTAACAAAACCAACCAAGTAGAAGAAAACGCTGAGCAATAAAGAATCTGAAACTTTGCTtttgataaaaccaaaaaaaggaagGTTGCATTGACCTCTGCTGAGAGATGAGCCTGGCGGGAAAAGTCCTCGGAGGAAGAACCAACGGAGTTTCTATATTCGCCACCACCGCTAGGAATACTGCTACCGTTCCTCGGTCTAGGCGACGGCGATGGAACCGAAGAAGCGGCGGAAGAAGGNNNNNNNNNNNNNNNNNNNNNNNNNNNNNNNNNNNNNNNNNNNNNNNNNNNNNNNNNNNNNNNNNNNNNNNNNNNNNNNNNNNNNNNNNNNNNNNNNNNNNNNNNNNNNNNNNNNNNNNNNNNNNNNNNNNNNNNNNNNNNNNNNNNNNNNNNNNNNNNNNNNNNNNNNNNNNNNNNNNNNNNNNNNNNNNNNNNNNNNNNNNNNNNNNNNNNNNNNNNNNNNNNNNNNNNNNNNNNNNNNNNNNNNNNNNNNNNNNNNNNNNNNNNNNNNNNNNNNNNNNNNNNNNNNNNNNNNNNNNNNNNNNNNNNNNNNNNNNNNNNNNNNNNNNNNNNNNNNNNNNNNNNNNNNNNNNNNNNNNNNNNNNNNNNNNNNNNNNNN encodes the following:
- the LOC104754626 gene encoding TBC domain-containing protein C1952.17c-like, whose amino-acid sequence is MVRKKVPEWLNSTMWSTPPPPPSSYDDGLHRHSPVTKMKEEVQSNSVAPRLNSAPPPSSAASSVPSPSPRPRNGSSIPSGGGEYRNSVGSSSEDFSRQAHLSAELSKKVINMKELRSLALQSLPDSPGIRSTVWKLLLGYLPPERSLWSTELKQKRSQYKHYKDELLTSPSEITWRMVRSKGFDNYDLKSESRCMLARSRITDEDHPLSLGKASIWNTYFQDTETIEQIDRDVKRTHPDIPFFSGESSFARSNQESMKNILLVFAKLNQGIRYVQGMNEILAPVFYVFRNDPDEDSSSHAEADAFFCFAELLSGFRDFYCQQLDNSVVGIRSAITRLSQLVKKHDEELWRHLEITTKVNPQFYAFRWITLLLTQEFSFFDCLHIWDALLSDPEGPLESLLGICCAMLVLVRRRLIAGDFTSNMKLLQHYPTTNISHLLYVANKLRSKMLL